The segment ttgtctcatatttaggcagccatattccttgggtaattcgtgggtgattgtctatgtattagttgcctgtgtctgcacttatTCTATATAGATTCACGTTTGTTTTTGTAAGTTTGTTGAAGTGTTCTTCGTTTCATTAAAATAGAagatgtattcacatcacgctgtgccttggtctcattgcatatggaagaagatactctggtcagatgagactaaaattgagcattTTCGCCATAAAggaaaaacgctatgtctggcacaaacccaacacctctcatcaccctgagaacccCATCCCAGGGACTGGGGAACTGGTCAGAATGGAGGGAATTATGGATGACGCTAAATAaagggaaattattgagggaaacctgtttcagtcttccagagagttgaaactgggacggaggttcaccttccagcaggacaaagACACTAAGCATACTACTAAAgtaacactcgagtggtttaatgggaaacatttaaatgtcttggaatggcctagtcaaagcccagacctcaatccaattgagaatctgtggtatgacttaaagattgatgtacaccagcggaacccatccaaatTAAAGGAGCTGGAGCTGTTGTACCTTGAAAAATGGGCAAAATCCCAGTGACTAGAtctgccaagcttatagagacgtagaaagtattgactttgggggaggaggtgaagagttatgcacgctcaagttttccgttaaaatattttgcatcttcaaagtggtaggcatgttatgtaaatcaaatgatacataCCCCCCCAAAATagattttaattccaggttgtaaggcaacaaaataggaaaaataccaatgggggtgaatactttctccGTATCTGGGTTAGGGATTATATAGACGGGGTGTGGATTATATAGACGGGGTATGGAGCAGTACCTGGGTTAGGGATTATATAGACGGGGTATGGAGCAGTACCTGGGTTGGGGATTATATAGACGGGGTATGGATTATATAGATGGGGCATGGAGCCGTATCTGGGTTAGGGATTATATAGACGGGGTGTGGATTATATAGACGGGGTATGGAGCAGTACCTGGGTTAGGGATTATATAGACGGGGTATGGAGCAGTACCTGGGTTGGGGATTATATAGATGGGGTATGGATTATATAGATGGGGCATGGAGCCGTATCTGGGTTAGGGATTATATAGACGGGGTATGGATTATATAGACGGGGTATGGAGCAGTACCTGGGTTGGGGATTACATAGACGGGGTATGGAGCAGTATCTGGGTTAGGGATTATATAGACGGGGTATGGAGCAGTATCTGGGtgttcatcgtcatcatcattatATCCAGAAACCTTGTTCCAGCAGCTCATGTTCCTCTGGGGGAACCAGCTGCCCCCCATCAGAGCACCTGTCTGAACTTCCTCTCTGATTCTGATGCTGAGGACGAAGAGGCTGCCGCTGGGACTTGAGATGAGACGGGTTcgagtgatgaagaggaggaggaggggaggaggaggaagaagctGCCGCTGGGACTTGAGATGAGACGGGAACgagtgatgatgaggaggaggaggaagaggctgCCGCTGGGACTTGAGATGAGGCGGGTCCGACTGAAGAAGGTGTCGATGAAGGGGATGACCGGGTACTGAGCTAGTGAGAGAGGGCGGCTCTGCGGATGCTACTGTATTTATCTGAAACACACAAAAACATGTAGATAGTTTAAAACACAAAGCACCCAACACTGGGTGGGAGGctgaaataaatacatgtagaGATTTTTTTATGGGCGATTTGAGCAGTAATTTGTGTTTTGGGGCACAGTTCAGAAGGAGCCAGTACGGTGTCTGAGAAGTACCAAACCTCACCGTTCTACCGTGGTCCCTGAGCCTGATCTTGCGAGGGAAGCAGGGTAGACCCaggaaagaaacacacacagagaaacaccgCACTGACAAAACCACCTGGACAATACAGATCACGATCAGAGGAACCCACAGGATCAGTGTCATGCTctggaaagagaagagagacagatcagtttatctctctctgtgtgcatctgtctctctctctctctgtgtgcatctgtctctctctctctgtgtgcatttgtctctctctctctctctctctctctctctctctctctctgtgtgtgtgtgtgcatctgtctctctctctgagtgcatctgtctctctctctctgtctctctctctgtgtctctctgctctctgttctctctctctgtgtgcatctgtctctctctctgtctctctctctgtgtctctctctctcttgctctctgtctctctctctctctctctgtgtgtgtgcatctgtctctctctctgagtgcatctgtctctctctctgtctctctctctgtgtctctctctctcttgctctctgtctctctctctctctgtgtgtgtgtgtgcatctgtctctctctctgagtgcatctgtctctctctctgtctctctctctgtgtctctctctctcttgctctctgtctctctctctctctttctctctgtgtgtgtgtgcatgtgtgtgtgtgtgcctgtgtctgtgtctgtgtctgtgtgtgtgtgtgtatacagcaaACACCAGATGGACTTTAAAAGTAATGTACACATGTAAAGGAAAAAAAGAGTaatctggagagagacagagagcacggAATATGTACAGTTATAAATTCCTTTTTCCTTAACACCATGGggcggtttcccagacacagattaaaccGAGCTAATCGTCATCTACACTCTTTATACTCCAGGACGGGGATTAATCTGTGTCCGGGTTTTAATCCGTCCCATGATGTCATTGGCTGGATTAGCTAGATAGACAGTTACCCAGCAGGTTTAAATCAGTCTATTTAAACATCAAGAACGATAACCATTACATATCGCATTGCTCAAGGACTATAGGTCTAAAGGTCCCATTATATAGAAAACTAGTACAGTCCTGCTAGTTTAAAGGTAGATAGCCTACCTGATttctcaggtctaaatcagtaTATTTAAATGTCAAGAATGATATAACCATTATATAGTGTAACCCTCGAGGACTGGTATATCTCTGactatacattatatagtgtaACCCTCGAGGACTGGTATATCTctgactatacagtatatagtgtaacTCTCGAGGACTGGTATATCTctgactatacagtatatagtgtaacTCTCGAGAACTGGTATATCTCTGactatacattatatagtgtaACCCTCGAGGACTGGTATATCTctgactatacagtatatagtgtaacTCTCGAGGACTGGTATATCTctgactatacagtatatagtgtaacCCTCGAGGACTGGTATATCTCTGactatacattatatagtgtaACCCTCGAGGACTGGTATATCTCTGactatacattatatagtgtaACTCTCGAGGactggtgcatcaaagcagggcccaagagactgaaaaacagcttctatctcaaggccatcagactgttaaacatccacaagtaacattgagtggctgctgcaaacacactgactcaactccagccactttaataatggaaaaatgtatgtaataaatgtatcactagacactttaaacaataccacttaatataatgtttacataccctacattactcatctcatatgtatatactggactctataccatctactgcatcttatttacataccctacattactcatctcatatgtatatactggactctataccatctactgcatcttatttacataccctacattactcatctcatatgtatatactggactctataccatctactgcatctttgcCTATGCCTTTCGGGCAtttctcatccatatattttaatTTACATATtgttattcattcctttacacgtgTGTGTATAAAGGTAATTTTTGTGAAATTGttaagattacttgttagatattactgcaaggtcgaaactagaagcacaaacatttcgctacactcacattaacatctgctaacca is part of the Oncorhynchus gorbuscha isolate QuinsamMale2020 ecotype Even-year linkage group LG09, OgorEven_v1.0, whole genome shotgun sequence genome and harbors:
- the LOC124042661 gene encoding uncharacterized protein LOC124042661 isoform X2, whose protein sequence is MANTGRCCASLEQPKALMKMGLSMVLVGHVNFLLGALVHGAVLRHINLNTRAHTVAYSISNIMALTTGLVGVVVGMLAILLSKNKKSRVLSMTLILWVPLIVICIVQVVLSVRCFSVCVSFLGLPCFPRKIRLRDHGRTINTVASAEPPSLTSSVPGHPLHRHLLQSDPPHLKSQRQPLPPPPHHHSFPSHLKSQRQLLPPPPLLLLFITRTRLISSPSGSLFVLSIRIREEVQTGALMGGSWFPQRNMSCWNKVSGYNDDDDEHPDTAPYPVYIIPNPDTAPYPVYVIPNPGTAPYPVYIIHTPSI
- the LOC124042661 gene encoding transmembrane protein 54-like isoform X1; this encodes MANTGRCCASLEQPKALMKMGLSMVLVGHVNFLLGALVHGAVLRHINLNTRAHTVAYSISNIMALTTGLVGVVVGMLAILLSKNKKSRVLTWLLFVVSLFGSLLATASAIGLTVSVVRVTVHGGRSLLTHCRFPNAIGYGSITNECPFDHTRVYSMTLILWVPLIVICIVQVVLSVRCFSVCVSFLGLPCFPRKIRLRDHGRTINTVASAEPPSLTSSVPGHPLHRHLLQSDPPHLKSQRQPLPPPPHHHSFPSHLKSQRQLLPPPPLLLLFITRTRLISSPSGSLFVLSIRIREEVQTGALMGGSWFPQRNMSCWNKVSGYNDDDDEHPDTAPYPVYIIPNPDTAPYPVYVIPNPGTAPYPVYIIHTPSI